In Companilactobacillus allii, one genomic interval encodes:
- a CDS encoding DNA-binding protein, which produces MQTRPIEILLSEQQLTGIQNQIYSKVSEAVEQSSQSKTWMKQSDLPKYLPISDNTIREHLKDLPFHVVGGTKFYNKNEVDQFLLTK; this is translated from the coding sequence ATGCAAACAAGACCGATTGAAATACTACTAAGTGAACAACAGTTAACAGGTATTCAGAATCAAATTTATTCAAAAGTTTCAGAAGCAGTTGAGCAATCAAGCCAATCAAAAACTTGGATGAAACAATCAGATTTACCTAAATATCTGCCTATTTCAGATAACACAATTCGAGAACATTTGAAAGACCTGCCGTTCCATGTCGTAGGTGGCACAAAGTTTTACAACAAAAATGAAGTAGATCAATTTCTATTAACAAAATAA
- a CDS encoding siphovirus Gp157 family protein yields MATLYELTGSYHKLLELSEDTDPTLFSDTMDSITDAIEDKAVGYAKVDKELDKDEQALKDEASRLSARAKSIATNRKILKQNLQEAMETTGKTKIKTNEFTIYIQNNAPSVRIPDESLIPAYLTKTVVAPDKTRIKQLLKEGKDVPGAELSVSSSLRIR; encoded by the coding sequence ATGGCAACATTATATGAATTAACGGGTAGTTATCATAAGTTACTTGAATTATCAGAAGATACAGACCCAACGCTTTTCAGTGACACGATGGATTCTATTACAGATGCTATCGAGGATAAGGCCGTTGGTTACGCAAAGGTTGATAAAGAGTTAGATAAGGACGAACAAGCATTAAAAGATGAAGCTAGTAGGTTATCAGCACGTGCTAAATCTATTGCTACCAATCGTAAGATTTTAAAGCAAAACTTACAAGAGGCTATGGAAACTACAGGAAAAACTAAGATCAAAACAAATGAATTTACTATTTATATTCAAAATAATGCTCCATCTGTGAGAATTCCTGATGAAAGTTTGATTCCAGCTTACCTAACTAAAACTGTGGTAGCACCAGACAAAACTAGAATCAAACAACTATTAAAGGAAGGAAAAGATGTGCCTGGTGCTGAATTAAGTGTCAGTTCATCTTTACGGATTAGATAA
- a CDS encoding NUMOD4 domain-containing protein translates to MSVHLYGLDKLKEVWKPVYGFERLYEVSNKGNVKSLYRYKKRLVPFKQKNGYLSITLYKDGKEYFKLVHRLVALSFIPNPSNKKQVNHIDENKTNNCVDNLEWMTPKENMNYGTARERTNKSQGQSVIQMDQFGNIIGHFDTENEAAILSGANRYKISAVINGHRNLAGGYKWMKAGE, encoded by the coding sequence GTGTCAGTTCATCTTTACGGATTAGATAAATTGAAGGAAGTTTGGAAACCGGTTTATGGATTCGAAAGGCTATATGAAGTTTCAAATAAAGGCAATGTAAAAAGTTTGTATAGGTATAAAAAACGTCTTGTTCCTTTCAAACAGAAAAATGGATATCTCTCTATAACTCTTTATAAAGACGGTAAAGAATACTTTAAATTGGTTCACAGACTAGTTGCACTATCTTTTATTCCTAATCCTAGTAACAAAAAACAGGTAAACCACATTGATGAAAATAAAACCAACAATTGTGTCGACAATCTAGAGTGGATGACTCCCAAAGAAAATATGAATTATGGAACAGCAAGAGAAAGAACTAATAAGTCACAAGGACAATCGGTTATTCAAATGGATCAATTTGGAAATATAATCGGACACTTCGACACTGAAAATGAAGCGGCCATTTTGTCCGGTGCAAATAGATATAAAATTTCCGCTGTAATCAATGGTCATAGAAATTTAGCCGGTGGATATAAATGGATGAAGGCAGGTGAGTAG
- a CDS encoding helix-turn-helix domain-containing protein, whose product MTVYENIKKYAKKRNMNLQDVALKAGLSKNMIYQYNKGKNPSLETLTKIAEILGVSYNDLAGDNSTINAKSKKVDIKDAMQDDYTIMSYGGREIPPEELEMIRRILDGGK is encoded by the coding sequence ATGACGGTGTATGAGAACATAAAAAAATATGCAAAAAAAAGAAATATGAACCTTCAAGATGTGGCACTTAAAGCCGGATTAAGTAAAAATATGATTTATCAATATAATAAAGGAAAAAATCCCTCATTAGAGACTTTAACAAAAATTGCTGAAATACTTGGAGTTTCATATAATGACCTAGCTGGCGATAATTCTACTATTAACGCTAAGTCTAAAAAAGTAGATATTAAAGATGCTATGCAAGATGACTACACTATCATGAGCTATGGTGGTAGAGAAATACCACCAGAGGAATTAGAAATGATTAGACGTATCTTAGATGGGGGAAAATAA
- a CDS encoding Cof-type HAD-IIB family hydrolase produces MYKMIVCDLDETLMNDDGSLSEKNVAAIKAATAKGVHFVPNSGRSYTSFQNDLEKMNLRDQPNEYSISYNGGLVLENKDNRPLIVNAMPFDVAKSVFEIGAANKKAATHVYTQDKLYIFNPATDDSMYLKNRGVSFSTMTTPDFDQFEGQNIMKVIMALETIDERKEMRKDVEEQVDPSKLAVTFSSGRYVEFNPSGIDKGSAAIQLGESLNIKPEEIIAAGDNSNDLSMLKVVGLPVSVANGIDSVKAVAKYVTEADNNHDALAEVINKFIL; encoded by the coding sequence ATGTATAAAATGATTGTTTGTGATCTTGATGAAACATTAATGAATGATGATGGTAGTTTATCTGAAAAAAATGTAGCTGCCATCAAAGCAGCCACTGCTAAAGGAGTACACTTTGTGCCAAATTCAGGCCGAAGCTACACATCATTTCAAAATGATTTAGAGAAAATGAATTTACGTGACCAACCAAATGAGTATTCAATCTCATATAATGGAGGATTAGTTTTAGAGAATAAGGATAATCGTCCATTAATTGTTAATGCAATGCCGTTCGATGTTGCTAAGAGTGTTTTTGAGATCGGTGCAGCTAATAAGAAGGCCGCAACTCACGTTTATACGCAAGACAAATTGTATATTTTCAATCCAGCTACTGATGATTCAATGTATTTGAAGAATCGAGGAGTTTCTTTCAGCACAATGACAACACCTGATTTTGATCAATTTGAAGGTCAAAATATTATGAAGGTAATTATGGCACTGGAAACGATAGATGAACGTAAAGAAATGCGTAAAGATGTTGAAGAACAAGTTGATCCAAGTAAATTAGCAGTAACATTCTCATCTGGACGCTATGTGGAATTCAATCCATCCGGCATTGATAAGGGAAGTGCAGCTATCCAGTTGGGTGAGTCATTAAATATTAAGCCAGAAGAAATTATTGCTGCTGGTGATAATAGTAATGACCTGTCGATGCTTAAAGTAGTTGGTCTACCAGTTAGTGTTGCCAATGGAATTGACAGTGTAAAAGCAGTCGCTAAGTATGTGACTGAAGCTGATAACAATCATGACGCCTTGGCTGAAGTTATTAATAAATTCATACTGTAG
- a CDS encoding helix-turn-helix domain-containing protein has protein sequence MPEQQFAKVAHDIERSIKVALLNRDMTQKELAELIHANPQQLNRAIKGDMTPKSRELREQVARVLNL, from the coding sequence ATGCCAGAACAACAATTCGCAAAGGTAGCACATGATATTGAACGATCAATTAAGGTCGCATTGCTTAATCGAGATATGACTCAAAAAGAGTTAGCTGAATTGATTCATGCTAATCCACAACAACTAAATAGAGCCATTAAAGGTGACATGACACCTAAGTCACGTGAACTACGTGAACAAGTAGCACGAGTTTTAAATCTATAA
- a CDS encoding phage antirepressor, which yields MNNLQEFNFKGNNVRTVQIDNEPYFVGNDVANVLGYSRSRKAIQDHVDNDDKCDVPIQDAIGRNQNTTVINESGLYSLILSSKLPTAKEFKHWVTSEVLPSIRKHGAYLTDSAIENTLTDPDYLIRLATQLKTEREGRLIAEKQAKEMKPKAIFADSVTTSNSTILVGELAKILKGNGVEIGQNRLFKWLRENGYLIKRHGADYNSPTQKSMDMGLFKIKESSHVNGNGVTVVTKTPKVTGRGQQYFINKFLNINVLLEV from the coding sequence ATGAACAACTTACAGGAATTTAATTTTAAAGGAAACAATGTACGAACAGTGCAAATTGATAATGAACCATATTTTGTTGGTAATGACGTTGCAAATGTTCTTGGATATTCCAGAAGTAGAAAAGCTATTCAAGATCATGTGGATAATGATGATAAATGTGACGTCCCAATTCAGGACGCCATAGGTAGAAATCAGAATACAACAGTCATCAATGAATCAGGTCTTTACAGTTTGATTCTTTCAAGTAAGTTACCAACAGCTAAGGAATTCAAACATTGGGTAACGTCAGAAGTTCTACCGTCAATCAGAAAGCATGGCGCTTATCTAACTGATTCAGCAATTGAGAATACGCTAACTGATCCAGATTATTTGATTAGATTAGCTACACAACTTAAGACAGAACGTGAAGGTAGATTGATTGCGGAGAAACAAGCTAAGGAAATGAAACCTAAAGCAATTTTTGCAGATTCAGTGACAACAAGTAATTCAACAATTTTGGTTGGTGAATTAGCAAAGATACTAAAGGGCAACGGTGTGGAGATTGGTCAAAACAGATTGTTTAAATGGTTACGTGAAAATGGCTATTTAATAAAGCGTCACGGTGCTGACTACAATTCTCCAACACAAAAATCAATGGATATGGGATTATTCAAGATTAAAGAATCCAGTCATGTAAATGGCAATGGTGTAACCGTTGTTACTAAGACACCTAAAGTAACTGGCAGAGGCCAACAATACTTCATTAACAAGTTTTTAAATATAAATGTCTTATTGGAGGTGTAA
- a CDS encoding M48 family metalloprotease: MSDVTTYLLNYALDHHIGFELLNGIDSDWPSLAIPERNMMFINTNWYKQEELPMVVAHEIGHMLNGDSCYMYDKSSVGKINAESAANKVAIDLLLQYCKDYDIHFNSYIMFIQQFCIPLKYEYIAKRKMAVM; encoded by the coding sequence ATGAGTGATGTTACAACTTACTTACTGAATTACGCATTAGATCATCACATAGGATTCGAATTACTTAATGGAATAGATTCTGATTGGCCTTCCTTAGCTATACCAGAACGTAACATGATGTTTATTAATACGAATTGGTACAAGCAAGAGGAACTACCAATGGTGGTAGCTCATGAGATTGGTCATATGCTTAATGGTGATTCTTGCTATATGTATGACAAGTCTAGTGTGGGAAAAATTAATGCTGAAAGTGCTGCTAATAAAGTAGCCATAGATTTACTACTACAATATTGTAAAGATTATGATATCCACTTCAATAGCTATATTATGTTCATTCAGCAATTCTGTATTCCATTAAAATATGAATATATTGCCAAAAGAAAAATGGCTGTAATGTGA
- a CDS encoding site-specific integrase: protein MATITKYTLKNGKSMWRCIYPSSIDPLTNKVKRTTKRGFKTKAECQKFLNAKLSEIDNHGYSNDSDLTYKRVYEYFLESYKNTVKESTLNRVEGLFKHHILPPLGSFKIKKITTPMCQEAVNKWSNELSSFKMVKYYANLVFKEAIRLKIIYDNPMSLIVMPKKKQQVVNKPANFWTKEETAMFFDQLYKTYSDHNQKAVAMFRLLFFSGMRKGELLALQINDIDFDNKTLTINKTVSRGIDNKPIISTPKTKTSVRTIGLDSQTCSVLKKWLKELRKEMFVLGYNIDSSNDQLLFPNTYNELLSLTKINKWLQVIINTYNKNHDEKLKRINIHGIRHTACSLMLESGSSIKAVQLQLGHSDTSQIMKVYWHISNKTQMNTVNNLAKFVNF, encoded by the coding sequence ATGGCAACAATAACAAAATATACATTAAAAAATGGCAAGTCAATGTGGAGATGTATTTATCCTAGTAGCATTGATCCATTAACAAATAAAGTAAAAAGAACTACAAAACGTGGCTTTAAAACTAAGGCGGAGTGTCAAAAGTTTCTAAATGCAAAATTATCTGAAATTGATAACCATGGATATTCTAACGACTCTGATCTTACTTATAAAAGAGTATATGAATATTTTCTTGAGTCCTATAAAAATACAGTCAAAGAGAGCACGCTAAATCGTGTTGAGGGGCTTTTTAAGCACCACATCTTGCCTCCACTAGGAAGTTTCAAGATAAAAAAAATAACCACTCCTATGTGCCAGGAAGCGGTTAATAAGTGGTCTAATGAACTATCATCATTCAAAATGGTTAAATACTATGCGAATCTTGTATTTAAAGAAGCCATTAGATTAAAGATTATCTATGATAACCCTATGAGCTTAATTGTAATGCCAAAGAAAAAACAACAAGTGGTTAATAAACCAGCTAATTTTTGGACTAAGGAAGAAACAGCTATGTTCTTTGACCAACTATATAAAACTTATTCCGACCATAATCAAAAAGCTGTAGCAATGTTCAGACTTTTATTTTTTTCCGGAATGAGAAAAGGTGAACTCTTAGCATTGCAGATCAACGATATTGATTTTGATAATAAAACTTTAACCATCAATAAAACTGTAAGTCGTGGAATAGATAATAAACCTATTATTTCTACACCTAAAACTAAAACGTCTGTTAGAACTATCGGTCTTGATAGTCAAACTTGTTCAGTTTTAAAAAAGTGGCTTAAAGAATTGAGAAAAGAAATGTTTGTCCTTGGTTATAATATTGATAGCTCAAACGATCAATTATTGTTCCCTAACACATACAACGAACTATTGAGCTTAACTAAAATCAATAAATGGTTACAGGTCATAATAAATACATACAATAAAAATCATGACGAAAAGTTAAAACGTATTAACATTCACGGAATCAGACATACAGCATGTTCCCTCATGCTTGAATCTGGTTCAAGTATCAAAGCTGTTCAACTTCAACTTGGACACTCCGATACATCCCAAATCATGAAAGTTTATTGGCACATATCTAATAAAACACAAATGAATACTGTTAACAACCTCGCAAAGTTTGTGAATTTTTAA